The sequence TCCGTTAACCGACAGCACGCGTCACCTTATTAATAAAGAGAGTCTGAAGAAGATGAAGCCATCGGCCATCCTGATTAATACCGGTCGCGGACCGCTGATTGACGACGATGCTGTGGCTGAAGCGCTGGAAGAAGGACGCCTGGGTGCCTTCTGCGCTGATGTGATGACCGTTGAACCGCCTGCTGCTGATAATAAACTGCAGAAGCAGCCCAACGCTTATATCACGCCGCACATTGCTTGGGCAAGCACCGAAGCAAGAGTGCGACTGATACAGGTAGCAACCGAAAATGTACGTTGCTTTATTAGCGGAAAACCACAGAATATGGTTTAGATCTCGAAATCGAGGCAGGAGCGCTGAACGGTGTAAGGACGAACCTTACCGTTGGCTACGGCTACATGCTCGGGGTGAACGGCATAGCCCTTCAGCGCTTCTTCGCTTTCGAGCGTGCTGTCGAGCATCACGTCGGCATTTGATGAAGCCAGACGGCCATCGATATGAACCTTAACATCAAGCAGCCCCGGTACCTTACCTACCAATCCCTCAAGACCAGCCTTGATACCTGCCTTAACGGTCTGCTTCTCCTCTTCACTCAGTTCTGGATTCAATGTCCAAAGAATAATATGCTTTACCATAACCTAAATAATTAATGTTTGTTAGGTGCAAAAATAGGCAAAATAATCTGTTTGGCAAAGAAATTTGCCGAAAACAAAGCACAATTCAAGGATTTTTAGTAAATTTGCGCCAAATAACAAAAATCAATAAATCAATATGGCAACAGTTGACGACAAGAAAGTGATTTTCTCGATGGTTGGCGTGAGCAAAACTATCCAGCAAAATCAGAAACAAGTACTCAAAAACATCTACCTGAGCTTTTTCTATGGCGCTAAGATTGGTATCATCGGTTTGAATGGTGCCGGTAAATCTACGTTGATGAAGATTATCGCCGGACTGGATCAGCAGTATCAGGGAAACGTGGTGTGGAGCCCGGGCTACAGTGTGGGTTATCTGCCACAGGAACCACCTTTGAACGAGGAGAAAACGGTAAAGGAGAACGTGATGGAAGGCGTGCAGCACGTGTACGATGCGCTGGCCGAGTACGACGAGATAAACGTAAAGTTCGGATTACCAGAATATTACGAGGATGCCGATAAGATGGATAAGCTGATGCAGCGTCAGGCTGAACTGCAGGATATCATCGACGCTACCGATGCCTGGAATATGGACTCGAAGCTGGATCGCGCGATGGCTGCTCTGAACTGTCCTCCTGGCGATTGGAGCGTGAAGAACCTCTCGGGTGGTGAGCGCCGCCGTGTGGCTTTGTGCCGCTTGTTGCTGCAGAAGCCTGATGTGTTGTTGCTCGATGAGCCTACCAACCATCTGGATGCTGAGAGTATTGACTGGTTGGAGCAGCACCTGCAGCAGTACGAGGGTACGGTGATTGCCGTTACGCACGACCGTTACTTCCTGGACGATGTGGCTGAGTGGATTCTGGAACTGGATCGCGGCGAGGGTATCCCCTGGAAGGGTAACTACTCAAGCTGGCTGGAGCAGAAGAGTCAGCGTTTGGCACAGGAAGAGAAATCGGCTTCGAAGCGTCGCAAGACTCTGGAGCGCGAGTTGGAGTGGGTGCGTATGGCGCCTAAGGCCCGTCACGCTAAGGGTAAAGCCCGTCTGAACTCGTACGAGATGATGCTGAACGAGGAGCAGAAGCAGAAGGAAGAGAAACTGGAAATCTTTATTCCTAACGGACCTCGTCTGGGTAATAAGGTGATCGAGGCCGAGCACGTAGCTAAGTCGTTCCCCGAGAAAACATTGTTTACCGATCTGAACTTCAACCTGCCACCAAATGGTATTGTGGGTGTGATTGGTCCTAACGGTGCGGGTAAAACCACGTTGTTCCGCTTGATTATGGGCTTGGACAAACCCGATGCCGGACAGTTCGCCGTAGGTGAGACCGTGAAGCTGAGCTATGTGGATCAGCAGCATAAGGATATCGACCCCACCAAGTCGGTTTACGAGGTGGTGAGTCAGGGTAACGAGACCATCCGTATGGGTGGTAAGGATGTAAACGTGCGTGCTTACCTGAGTAGGTTTAACTTCAGCGGTGCCGATCAGGAAAAGAAGTGCGGCGTGCTCTCAGGTGGTGAGCGTAACCGTCTGCACCTGGCCATCGCCCTGAAACAGGAAGGCAATGTGCTGTTGCTCGATGAGCCTACCAACGATATTGACGTAAACACCCTGCGTGCGCTCGAGGAAGGTCTGGAGGCTTTTGCCGGTTGTGCTGTTATCATCAGTCACGACCGTTGGTTCCTGGATCGTATCTGTACACACATCCTGGCTTTCGAGGGCGAAGGAAATGTGTTCTACTTCGAGGGTAACTACAGCGAGTACGAGAGTAACAAGGCCCAGCGCTTAGGCTTAGAGGAGCCCAAACGCGCCCGATACCGTAAACTGATGGAAGAGTAATTCTTTTATTTAAAAAACAATAACTTAAAATGAAAAAACTAACTTTATGTGCTGTGCTGTTGGGAGCCTGTATGGGTGCCCAGGCACAGACACAGCAACTATTCGACAATGGCTGGCATTTCAGCCACGATGGCAAGATCATCAGTGTAAACCTACCTCACGATTGGGACATCTCGTATGCCTCTAATCCTGAAACCGGTGCCACGGGTACCGACGGCGGATGGTTCCCCGCTGGCAAGGGGGAGTATCGTAAGGCTTTTGCTACTCCTAAGGGTGAGTTGGTGAAATTACACTTCGAGGGTGTGTATCAGCGTGCCGAGGTGTTTGTGAATGGACAGAAAGCTGGGCAGCATGCCTATGGCTATACCCCCTTCACCGTGGATGTGACACCTTATTTATATAAGGACAAGCGCCTGAACGAAGTGGTGGTGAAGGTTGATAATAGTCAGCAGGTGAACTGTCGCTGGTATTCTGGTTCTGGTATTTATCGTCACGTGTGGCTGCAGACGATGCCACTCCTGCACATCGCCGAGAACGGCGTGTTTGTTACCACGAGCAACATATCGACTAAAGAAGCCACAGTGAATGTAGAAGTGACGGTGCAGAACGAGGCTGCTAACGCCGGTCAGGCCATTGTAGAAGTGGAAGGCAAGCAACAGCAGGTGGAGCTCCAGGCAGGCGAGAGTAAGTCGGTATGCTTTAGCTATACCATCCAGAATCCCCATCTCTGGTCACCCCAGGATCCCTATCTCTATACTGTTAACACTAAGCTCTCAACACAGAATTCTCCATGCTCAACAAAATTTGGCGTGCGCTCGTTCAGCTACGATACTGAGAAAGGATTTGTGCTTAACGGCAAGCCCATGCTGTTGAATGGTGCCTGCGTGCACCACGACGACGGTGTGATAGGAGCCATGGCTTTCGATGACGCAGAGATACGTAAGGTGCGCCTGATGAAGGCTGCCGGGTTCAATCTGATTCGTACCAGTCATAACCCCACAACACGTGCTTTCCTGGATGCCTGCGACTCGTTGGGTATGCTGGTTATCGGAGAGGCTTTCGATGGTTGGCGCACAGCCAAGAAACCCTATGACTATTCTACACTCATTGATTCATGCTATCGTGAGGATATCCATGCCATGGTGATGCGCGACCGCAATCACCCCAGCATCATCTCATGGAGCATCGGCAACGAGGTGATAGAGCGCAAGGAGATAGCTGTGGTAACCACTGCTCGAAAGTTGAAGGCTGCTGTGCTGGAGTGCGACAAGACACGTCCTGTGACCGAGGCCCTCTGTGCCTGGGATCGCGATTGGGAGATTTACGACCC is a genomic window of Xylanibacter ruminicola 23 containing:
- a CDS encoding Dabb family protein translates to MVKHIILWTLNPELSEEEKQTVKAGIKAGLEGLVGKVPGLLDVKVHIDGRLASSNADVMLDSTLESEEALKGYAVHPEHVAVANGKVRPYTVQRSCLDFEI
- a CDS encoding glycoside hydrolase family 2 TIM barrel-domain containing protein, with the protein product MKKLTLCAVLLGACMGAQAQTQQLFDNGWHFSHDGKIISVNLPHDWDISYASNPETGATGTDGGWFPAGKGEYRKAFATPKGELVKLHFEGVYQRAEVFVNGQKAGQHAYGYTPFTVDVTPYLYKDKRLNEVVVKVDNSQQVNCRWYSGSGIYRHVWLQTMPLLHIAENGVFVTTSNISTKEATVNVEVTVQNEAANAGQAIVEVEGKQQQVELQAGESKSVCFSYTIQNPHLWSPQDPYLYTVNTKLSTQNSPCSTKFGVRSFSYDTEKGFVLNGKPMLLNGACVHHDDGVIGAMAFDDAEIRKVRLMKAAGFNLIRTSHNPTTRAFLDACDSLGMLVIGEAFDGWRTAKKPYDYSTLIDSCYREDIHAMVMRDRNHPSIISWSIGNEVIERKEIAVVTTARKLKAAVLECDKTRPVTEALCAWDRDWEIYDPHFEVLDIAGYNYMIFKHATDHKRDPKRVMWQTESYPRGAFRNWATVHDYPYVIGDMVWTGLDYLGESGIGRYYYEGERPGESYAEGGQPDWHGACCGDVDMTGWRRPISHYRSMLWNDNAPLYMAVKEPNGYHGKIYETSWSVWPTWESWNWAGWEGKPIDVEVYTKAPEVKLYLNDQLVGTKKVSRDTEFKAVFTLPYEAGTLRAEAGDETVTLATAGEPARLRLTADRTKLTADGQSLAYITVEVVDKEGRVCPDAAVPCEAIVKGQATLMAFASADLKDREIKTSPRATTFKGRAIIVVRSTHKKGKVQVSVKSSLPVATTSIN
- the ettA gene encoding energy-dependent translational throttle protein EttA, giving the protein MATVDDKKVIFSMVGVSKTIQQNQKQVLKNIYLSFFYGAKIGIIGLNGAGKSTLMKIIAGLDQQYQGNVVWSPGYSVGYLPQEPPLNEEKTVKENVMEGVQHVYDALAEYDEINVKFGLPEYYEDADKMDKLMQRQAELQDIIDATDAWNMDSKLDRAMAALNCPPGDWSVKNLSGGERRRVALCRLLLQKPDVLLLDEPTNHLDAESIDWLEQHLQQYEGTVIAVTHDRYFLDDVAEWILELDRGEGIPWKGNYSSWLEQKSQRLAQEEKSASKRRKTLERELEWVRMAPKARHAKGKARLNSYEMMLNEEQKQKEEKLEIFIPNGPRLGNKVIEAEHVAKSFPEKTLFTDLNFNLPPNGIVGVIGPNGAGKTTLFRLIMGLDKPDAGQFAVGETVKLSYVDQQHKDIDPTKSVYEVVSQGNETIRMGGKDVNVRAYLSRFNFSGADQEKKCGVLSGGERNRLHLAIALKQEGNVLLLDEPTNDIDVNTLRALEEGLEAFAGCAVIISHDRWFLDRICTHILAFEGEGNVFYFEGNYSEYESNKAQRLGLEEPKRARYRKLMEE